The Rubrivirga sp. SAORIC476 genome contains a region encoding:
- a CDS encoding MGMT family protein produces MLQWFMLPTMPAEPTFYDRVYAVVAQIPVGRVTTYGHIARALGAARASRGVGWALKAAAGADPMALPCHRVVNREGRLSGRRHFATPSLMEERLRAEGVQFVDSDRVELVSCLWDPAEAGSPFSGDL; encoded by the coding sequence ATGCTCCAGTGGTTCATGCTGCCGACCATGCCTGCCGAGCCCACCTTTTACGACCGTGTGTATGCCGTGGTGGCCCAGATTCCGGTGGGTCGCGTGACCACGTACGGGCACATCGCGCGAGCGCTCGGAGCCGCCCGCGCGTCGCGGGGTGTGGGGTGGGCGCTGAAGGCCGCCGCCGGGGCCGATCCGATGGCTCTGCCGTGCCACCGTGTCGTCAACCGGGAGGGGCGGTTGAGCGGGCGGCGCCACTTCGCCACGCCGTCGCTGATGGAGGAGCGGCTGCGGGCGGAGGGCGTTCAATTCGTTGATTCCGACCGAGTTGAGCTGGTTTCGTGTCTCTGGGACCCTGCCGAGGCGGGCAGTCCGTTCAGCGGCGACCTCTGA
- the murB gene encoding UDP-N-acetylmuramate dehydrogenase, whose protein sequence is MSLVSPAPDGPLDAPERARREAAFRDALADRLPGLDPSRVRAEVPLAPFTTFKVGGPAEVFFEAHSADELAGAVGAAREVGVPFFLLGLGANILVGDGGFPGVVIRNRADHLDLDAETGRVWAESGAIVWPGLIEATLAAGLSGVEHYAGIPSTVGGALWQNLHFLSPPPERERTMFIEEVVESAVLLGADGTRRTVDHAWFDFGYDYSTLHVTDDLVLGATFRLEPADPARLQEIVDANLAWRGARHPPLDTEPSAGSIFKKIDGVGAGRLADWCGLKGTRIGGAMVTQKHANILINVGHMEGQPATARDVRHLIAYVQETVEREQGYRLSTEIGMIGDFGDLGDLPEAGWENADGFDDGVPPGGHPEAHRDAERR, encoded by the coding sequence GTGTCCCTCGTCTCCCCCGCTCCCGACGGCCCCCTCGACGCACCCGAGCGCGCCCGCCGCGAGGCCGCCTTTCGCGACGCCCTCGCCGACCGGCTCCCCGGCCTCGACCCGTCCCGGGTCCGCGCCGAGGTGCCGCTGGCGCCGTTCACCACGTTCAAGGTCGGCGGCCCGGCGGAGGTCTTCTTCGAGGCCCACTCGGCCGACGAACTGGCCGGGGCCGTGGGCGCCGCGCGGGAGGTGGGCGTGCCGTTCTTCCTGCTCGGGCTGGGGGCCAACATCCTGGTGGGCGACGGCGGCTTCCCGGGCGTGGTCATCCGCAACCGGGCGGACCACCTCGACCTGGACGCCGAGACCGGGCGGGTCTGGGCGGAGAGCGGTGCCATCGTCTGGCCGGGCCTCATCGAGGCGACGCTGGCGGCCGGGCTGAGCGGCGTCGAGCACTACGCGGGCATCCCCTCCACGGTCGGCGGGGCGCTCTGGCAGAACCTCCACTTCCTCTCGCCGCCGCCGGAGCGCGAGCGGACCATGTTCATCGAGGAGGTCGTGGAGAGCGCCGTGCTGCTGGGCGCCGACGGCACCCGACGGACGGTGGACCACGCGTGGTTCGACTTCGGCTACGACTACTCGACGCTCCACGTCACCGACGACCTCGTCCTGGGCGCGACGTTCCGCCTGGAGCCCGCCGACCCGGCCCGGCTCCAGGAGATCGTGGATGCCAACCTGGCGTGGCGCGGCGCGCGGCACCCTCCCCTCGACACCGAGCCCTCGGCCGGGTCCATCTTCAAGAAGATCGACGGCGTCGGCGCGGGGCGGCTGGCGGACTGGTGCGGCCTCAAGGGCACGCGCATCGGCGGGGCGATGGTGACGCAGAAGCACGCCAACATCCTCATCAACGTCGGCCACATGGAGGGGCAGCCCGCCACGGCGCGCGACGTGCGGCACCTGATCGCGTACGTGCAGGAGACCGTCGAGCGCGAGCAGGGCTACCGCCTGAGCACCGAGATCGGCATGATTGGCGACTTCGGCGACCTCGGCGACCTGCCCGAGGCGGGCTGGGAGAACGCGGACGGCTTCGACGACGGCGTGCCTCCCGGCGGCCACCCGGAGGCCCACCGCGACGCCGAGCGGCGGTGA
- a CDS encoding EAL domain-containing protein, with translation MPLPADPDLDLDLRYAAARGQLVASFEPVVALATDAVAGFVARATWHHPARGVLGPEVVRPVAERTDLADDLDRWLIQAACDAATGWGAEALDALGLLVVPCAASTAQDPDVPFFARAVADMAGLPPDHLVLNWPQAALSPALAAAHTALGLGLASDDLPPAVSLDVLVLDASARAARVPTEQTVRQAARRGVRVLAEGVSPDDMAEALQDWGVTYASGGLPPGTAADARAALTRRTAQPAR, from the coding sequence GTGCCCCTCCCTGCCGACCCGGACCTCGACCTCGACCTGCGCTACGCCGCAGCACGCGGCCAGCTCGTGGCGTCCTTCGAGCCCGTCGTCGCGCTCGCGACCGACGCCGTGGCCGGGTTCGTGGCCCGTGCCACGTGGCACCACCCGGCACGCGGCGTGCTCGGCCCGGAGGTCGTCCGCCCGGTGGCCGAGCGGACCGACCTGGCCGACGACCTCGACCGGTGGCTCATCCAGGCCGCCTGTGATGCCGCCACGGGCTGGGGCGCCGAAGCCCTCGATGCGCTCGGCCTGCTGGTGGTCCCGTGCGCCGCGTCGACCGCGCAGGACCCCGACGTGCCGTTCTTCGCCCGTGCCGTGGCCGACATGGCGGGGCTCCCCCCGGACCACCTCGTGCTGAATTGGCCGCAGGCCGCCCTCTCCCCGGCTCTCGCCGCGGCCCACACCGCGCTCGGCCTCGGCCTTGCGAGCGACGACCTGCCCCCGGCGGTCTCCCTCGATGTGCTGGTGCTGGATGCATCCGCTCGTGCCGCTCGCGTGCCCACGGAGCAGACGGTGCGGCAGGCCGCCCGACGCGGCGTCCGCGTGCTCGCCGAGGGGGTCAGCCCCGACGACATGGCCGAGGCGCTTCAGGACTGGGGCGTCACCTACGCGAGCGGTGGACTTCCGCCGGGGACAGCCGCTGACGCCCGCGCGGCCCTCACGCGACGGACCGCCCAGCCGGCCCGCTGA
- a CDS encoding ADP-ribosylglycohydrolase family protein: protein MPAPFRDRLVATLLGSALGDALGMPVEGLSHQNVRTYYKGIKDLRGDEKREDLGAGQWTADTQRARALTEALTTGAPDSPEEVRVAFLSALPGATELRRGPVHSPSSAGAACAAPLGVQARLRGLKDLASVRWAGLLLQSVDPHPVAHVAAAAQVAAIRTCLGKDPDSLSGPEILAAARSAALDGEKLLGADDRVSARLGRVAEHLDDYPLDLQDLCAGTGSAADEAFPFAVAMVARSPQLVESTLLAAVNVGGDAAAVGACVGAMLGALHGLEALPVEWLGALEDADALRSEAEALVDALGG, encoded by the coding sequence GTGCCTGCTCCCTTCCGCGACCGTCTCGTCGCCACCCTCCTCGGCTCCGCCCTCGGCGACGCGCTCGGGATGCCCGTCGAGGGCCTCAGCCACCAGAACGTGCGGACCTACTACAAGGGCATCAAGGACCTCCGCGGCGACGAGAAGCGCGAGGACCTCGGCGCGGGCCAGTGGACGGCCGACACGCAGCGCGCCCGCGCGCTCACCGAGGCGCTGACGACCGGCGCGCCCGACAGTCCCGAGGAAGTGCGCGTCGCGTTCCTGTCGGCGCTTCCCGGCGCCACCGAGCTGCGCCGTGGGCCGGTCCACTCGCCGAGCAGCGCGGGCGCAGCGTGTGCGGCTCCGCTCGGCGTGCAGGCCCGGTTGCGGGGCCTGAAGGACCTCGCGAGCGTCCGCTGGGCTGGGCTATTGCTCCAGTCGGTCGACCCGCATCCGGTTGCCCACGTCGCCGCAGCGGCACAGGTGGCGGCCATCCGGACGTGCCTCGGCAAAGACCCCGACAGCCTCTCCGGGCCGGAGATCCTCGCCGCGGCGCGCTCGGCGGCCCTCGACGGCGAGAAACTGCTCGGCGCCGACGACCGCGTCTCCGCCCGCCTCGGTCGCGTGGCGGAGCACCTCGACGACTACCCGCTCGACCTCCAGGACCTCTGTGCGGGCACCGGCTCGGCGGCCGACGAGGCGTTCCCGTTCGCGGTCGCCATGGTGGCCCGCTCGCCGCAGCTGGTCGAGTCGACGCTGCTCGCGGCCGTCAACGTCGGGGGCGACGCGGCGGCGGTGGGGGCGTGCGTCGGCGCGATGCTCGGCGCGCTCCACGGCCTGGAGGCGCTCCCGGTCGAGTGGCTGGGCGCGCTCGAAGACGCCGACGCGCTCCGCAGCGAGGCCGAGGCGCTGGTGGACGCGCTCGGCGGGTAG
- a CDS encoding heme exporter protein CcmB, which yields MAWLTGAWAVVANDARLELRTRVALSGLGLFVAASLILVRVALGKGVPTVPIAAALLWIVVVFAAAVGLGRAFVAEEERGTSLLLQLHLRPSQVFAGKLAFNAALMTGVVLLAGLGFRILVPVPLGAPGVLLAALVLGATGIASATTLLSALVARARAAGPLLPVLAFPILVPILIPAVALTELASGSPSGVWEAARDDLVLIASYAGLLTSASFLLFDFVWRD from the coding sequence GTGGCCTGGCTCACCGGCGCCTGGGCCGTCGTCGCCAACGACGCCCGCCTCGAACTCCGTACGCGTGTCGCCCTGAGCGGCCTGGGGCTGTTCGTGGCCGCGTCGCTGATCCTGGTCCGCGTCGCCCTCGGCAAGGGCGTGCCGACGGTGCCCATCGCGGCGGCGCTGCTGTGGATCGTGGTCGTGTTCGCCGCGGCGGTCGGGCTGGGGCGCGCGTTCGTGGCCGAGGAGGAGCGCGGCACGTCGCTGCTGCTGCAACTCCACCTGCGGCCGAGCCAGGTGTTCGCGGGCAAGCTGGCCTTCAACGCGGCCTTGATGACGGGCGTCGTGCTGCTGGCCGGGCTGGGCTTCCGCATCCTCGTCCCCGTGCCGCTGGGCGCGCCGGGTGTCCTGCTGGCCGCGCTGGTGCTCGGCGCCACCGGCATCGCGTCTGCGACCACCCTGCTGTCGGCGCTGGTCGCGCGGGCGCGAGCCGCGGGCCCGCTCCTGCCCGTGCTGGCGTTCCCGATCCTGGTCCCGATCCTGATCCCGGCCGTGGCCCTGACCGAGCTCGCCTCGGGGAGCCCGTCGGGCGTGTGGGAGGCCGCCCGCGACGACCTGGTGCTGATCGCGTCCTACGCCGGGCTCCTCACCTCCGCGTCGTTCCTGCTGTTCGACTTCGTGTGGCGGGACTGA
- the ccsA gene encoding cytochrome c biogenesis protein CcsA: MHVDAPTMDRDLALPRYGLVYRLFGVVVAVWLTVVLVLGVMGPVSNLPILEHTARNLYFHVPMWFVLYAGAIAGAWHAGRYLATGRTVHDVRSEAAWMVSTVAGVTALVTGVVWARFTWYQGTGLWWSPEPRQNMVAVQLLISGAYFILRGSLDRPRQRARLSAVYALFATASMPFLTYVLPRRMASLHPGAEGNPAFSEMDIASDMRWIFYSAAVGFLLLGWWLYTQRVRAKVAALRVEALAAPAPAAAPVVT; encoded by the coding sequence ATGCACGTTGACGCCCCCACCATGGACCGCGACCTCGCCCTCCCCCGCTACGGCCTCGTGTATCGCCTCTTCGGCGTCGTCGTGGCCGTGTGGCTGACGGTCGTGCTGGTGCTCGGCGTGATGGGGCCGGTGTCCAACCTGCCGATCCTGGAGCACACCGCGCGCAACCTGTATTTCCACGTCCCGATGTGGTTCGTGCTGTACGCGGGCGCCATTGCCGGGGCGTGGCACGCGGGGCGCTACCTCGCGACCGGCCGCACGGTCCACGACGTGCGCTCCGAGGCGGCCTGGATGGTGTCGACGGTGGCGGGCGTGACGGCGCTGGTCACGGGCGTCGTCTGGGCGCGCTTCACGTGGTACCAGGGCACGGGCCTCTGGTGGAGCCCGGAGCCGCGCCAGAACATGGTCGCCGTCCAGCTTCTGATCTCGGGCGCCTACTTCATCCTGCGCGGCTCGCTCGACCGGCCCCGGCAGCGCGCCCGCCTCTCGGCGGTGTATGCGCTCTTCGCGACCGCCTCGATGCCGTTCCTGACCTACGTGCTGCCGCGCCGCATGGCGAGCCTCCACCCCGGCGCCGAGGGGAACCCGGCGTTCAGCGAGATGGACATCGCGTCCGACATGCGGTGGATCTTCTACTCGGCGGCGGTCGGCTTCCTGCTGCTCGGCTGGTGGCTCTACACCCAGCGGGTCCGCGCCAAGGTGGCCGCGCTCCGCGTCGAGGCCCTCGCCGCGCCCGCGCCCGCCGCCGCCCCCGTCGTCACATGA
- a CDS encoding CcmD family protein, with protein sequence MMLLQADTTIAVVDESALQATTAQPQGIERVMLADDKLPVVLAVVLIVWLGVLLLLFRTDRRLARIERDLDDRA encoded by the coding sequence ATGATGCTGCTCCAGGCCGACACCACCATCGCCGTCGTCGACGAGTCCGCCCTGCAGGCGACGACGGCCCAGCCGCAGGGCATCGAGCGGGTCATGCTCGCCGACGACAAGCTGCCCGTCGTGCTGGCGGTCGTGCTGATCGTCTGGCTGGGCGTGCTCCTGCTGCTCTTCCGCACCGATCGGCGGCTGGCGCGCATCGAGCGCGACCTGGACGACCGAGCGTGA
- a CDS encoding cytochrome c maturation protein CcmE: MRLPTLLGLAFVGIFGFFVVNSFGDQVSGWETFEDAAESGRKAHVVGTWDREAPSTYDPSRNVFTFVMTDTSGTTRPVIYANPKPANFEDAERVVVQGRMTTAAQGDVFEAEHILVKCPSKYNDGAEFEAAEPGVPVTQTSAGS, translated from the coding sequence ATGCGCCTCCCGACCCTCCTCGGCCTCGCCTTCGTCGGCATCTTCGGGTTCTTCGTCGTCAACAGCTTCGGAGACCAGGTCTCCGGCTGGGAGACGTTCGAGGACGCTGCGGAGAGCGGCCGCAAGGCGCACGTCGTCGGGACGTGGGACCGCGAGGCGCCGTCGACCTACGACCCGTCGCGGAACGTCTTCACGTTCGTGATGACCGACACGTCCGGCACGACGCGCCCCGTCATCTACGCCAACCCCAAGCCTGCCAACTTCGAGGACGCCGAGCGCGTGGTCGTGCAGGGCCGGATGACGACGGCCGCCCAGGGCGACGTGTTCGAGGCCGAGCACATCCTGGTCAAGTGCCCGTCGAAGTACAACGATGGCGCCGAGTTCGAGGCGGCCGAGCCGGGCGTGCCCGTCACGCAGACGTCGGCGGGCTCGTGA
- a CDS encoding DUF1499 domain-containing protein has translation MSRRRRRSSAPSSSGTTGRRRRRKRWTLPKISRRTWIGLGVGLLALGAVGEFMGSRPEATEVDAPVPPCPSTPNCARLRVAVGATPLTVTEAVQNVFNGLGDSGLGEPTAYVPTPGGALASFSVGPFEDDVVIEVEPAPQGSILWVRSASRSGRSDLGVNARRADRIVAAIASWLPPEAMPTD, from the coding sequence GTGAGCCGTCGCCGACGCCGGTCCTCCGCTCCCTCCTCGTCGGGCACGACCGGCCGACGCCGGAGGCGAAAGCGCTGGACGCTCCCGAAGATCTCGCGGCGGACGTGGATCGGGCTGGGGGTCGGCCTGCTGGCCCTCGGCGCGGTAGGCGAGTTCATGGGCTCGCGCCCCGAGGCCACCGAGGTGGACGCGCCCGTGCCGCCCTGCCCGAGCACGCCCAACTGCGCGCGGCTCCGCGTCGCGGTCGGCGCCACGCCCCTGACCGTCACCGAGGCGGTCCAGAACGTCTTCAACGGCCTCGGCGACTCCGGCCTGGGCGAGCCGACGGCCTACGTCCCAACGCCGGGCGGCGCGCTGGCGTCGTTCTCGGTCGGCCCCTTCGAGGACGACGTAGTGATCGAGGTGGAGCCTGCGCCCCAGGGCTCGATCCTGTGGGTCCGCAGCGCCTCGCGCTCCGGCCGCTCCGACCTCGGCGTCAACGCGCGCCGGGCCGATCGCATCGTGGCCGCGATCGCGTCGTGGCTACCGCCGGAGGCGATGCCGACGGACTGA
- a CDS encoding PaaI family thioesterase: MSVPSPLDLSGMMERMKALGAGDLKLPPPVLEEMEAEIRDYRPAGPDGVGAALVVRFPVLERYQNPMGIMQGGMVAAAVDNVVGPLSYLVAPPSVTAQLTMTYLAPVTPDLGHITVEATLVTRAGRQLVFDATVTAPDGTALAMARATQTIVRKAA, from the coding sequence ATGTCCGTCCCCTCCCCCCTCGACCTGTCCGGCATGATGGAGCGCATGAAGGCGCTCGGCGCGGGCGACCTCAAGCTGCCCCCGCCCGTGCTGGAGGAGATGGAGGCCGAGATCCGCGACTACCGGCCCGCCGGACCCGACGGCGTCGGCGCGGCGCTGGTGGTGCGGTTCCCGGTGCTGGAGCGCTACCAAAACCCGATGGGGATCATGCAGGGCGGCATGGTGGCCGCAGCGGTCGACAACGTCGTCGGCCCGCTGAGCTACCTCGTCGCGCCGCCCAGCGTGACGGCGCAGCTCACGATGACGTACCTCGCGCCCGTCACCCCCGACCTCGGGCACATCACGGTCGAGGCCACGCTCGTCACCCGCGCTGGCCGCCAGTTGGTGTTCGACGCGACGGTGACCGCGCCCGACGGGACGGCGCTCGCGATGGCCCGGGCGACCCAGACGATCGTGCGGAAGGCGGCCTAG
- a CDS encoding sodium:solute symporter family protein: MSPLDWVIVLAVLGLTLGLAAVFARRASRSTDEFFAGGRSMPWWLAGTSMVATTFAADTPLAVAELVAQSGVAGNWLWWYAALGGMLTVFFFARLWQRSGVLTDVEFVEMRYAGPPAAWLRGVKAVYFGLFANAIVIGWVVLAMSTVFRVLFPDMTVFGQTEMLGLDAPTLAVGGLMLLVGVYSLISGLWGITVTDSFQFVLAMTGSIALAWFALDLPEVGGIAGLKAALPAEAFRFTPVLGNPVEGAATLALSGVAFAAYMGVQWWASWYPGAEPGGGGYVAQRMLSTRSETDSVLAVLWFAIAHYCLRPWPWILVGLAALVLYPGLENPGEGYVMVMRDALPSGLLGLLFAAFLAAFMSTISTQLNWGTSYLVNDLYRRFAVTDRDERHYVLVSRILTFALAISGFLVATQLDSVSGAWGLLLAASAGMGLVLILRWYWWRINAWSELVATVVPLLLVLIQLVANALGTTGADGDTIPAFVVPFLTSPFPTNLFGIAAVTTACWLLATFVTRPTPGPVLDAFYRRVRPGGPGWRPVAARNADVVPDAGMMRLTAMWLLGSASIYAALFGVGWTVLGETLKGLVTLAIAAATIAFLVRSLRAQDTPSISAE, from the coding sequence ATGAGTCCGCTCGACTGGGTCATCGTCCTCGCCGTCCTCGGCCTCACGCTGGGGCTGGCGGCCGTGTTCGCCCGCCGTGCGAGCCGGTCCACCGACGAGTTCTTCGCGGGCGGCCGGTCGATGCCGTGGTGGCTGGCCGGGACGAGCATGGTCGCGACGACGTTCGCCGCCGACACCCCGCTGGCCGTCGCCGAGTTGGTCGCCCAGTCGGGCGTGGCCGGCAACTGGCTCTGGTGGTACGCCGCCCTCGGCGGCATGCTGACGGTGTTCTTCTTCGCGCGCCTCTGGCAGCGGAGCGGCGTGCTGACGGACGTCGAGTTCGTCGAGATGCGGTACGCCGGGCCGCCCGCGGCCTGGCTGCGCGGCGTCAAGGCGGTCTACTTCGGCCTGTTCGCCAACGCCATCGTGATCGGCTGGGTGGTGCTGGCGATGTCGACCGTCTTCCGGGTCCTCTTCCCCGACATGACCGTGTTCGGGCAGACCGAGATGCTCGGCCTCGACGCGCCGACGCTGGCGGTCGGCGGGCTGATGCTGCTCGTGGGCGTCTACTCGCTGATCTCCGGGCTCTGGGGGATCACGGTCACCGACTCGTTCCAGTTCGTGCTCGCCATGACGGGCTCGATCGCGCTGGCGTGGTTCGCCCTCGACCTGCCCGAGGTGGGCGGCATCGCCGGGTTGAAGGCGGCGCTCCCGGCCGAGGCGTTCCGCTTCACGCCTGTGCTCGGCAACCCGGTCGAGGGCGCAGCCACGCTGGCGCTCTCGGGGGTCGCCTTCGCGGCCTACATGGGCGTCCAGTGGTGGGCGAGCTGGTACCCTGGCGCCGAGCCCGGCGGCGGCGGCTACGTCGCCCAGCGGATGCTCTCGACGCGCTCCGAGACCGACTCCGTGCTCGCCGTCCTGTGGTTCGCCATCGCGCACTACTGCCTGCGGCCGTGGCCCTGGATCCTGGTCGGCCTGGCCGCGCTCGTCCTCTACCCCGGCCTGGAGAACCCCGGCGAGGGCTACGTGATGGTGATGCGCGACGCGCTCCCGTCGGGACTGCTCGGCCTGCTGTTCGCCGCCTTCCTGGCGGCCTTCATGTCGACCATCTCGACGCAACTCAACTGGGGCACCAGCTACCTCGTCAACGACCTCTACCGGCGCTTCGCAGTGACCGACCGCGACGAGCGCCACTACGTCCTCGTCTCGCGCATCCTGACGTTCGCGCTCGCCATCAGCGGCTTTCTGGTGGCGACACAGCTCGACTCGGTCTCGGGCGCGTGGGGCCTGCTGCTGGCCGCGTCCGCCGGCATGGGGCTCGTGCTGATCCTGCGCTGGTACTGGTGGCGAATCAACGCCTGGAGCGAGCTCGTGGCGACCGTCGTGCCGCTGCTGCTTGTCCTGATCCAGCTCGTCGCCAACGCGCTCGGGACGACGGGCGCCGACGGCGACACGATCCCGGCGTTCGTGGTCCCCTTCCTGACCTCACCGTTCCCGACCAACCTCTTCGGCATCGCCGCCGTGACGACGGCCTGCTGGCTCCTCGCGACGTTCGTGACCCGACCGACGCCCGGCCCGGTGCTGGACGCGTTCTACCGCCGCGTCCGCCCTGGAGGCCCCGGCTGGCGGCCGGTCGCCGCGCGCAACGCCGACGTGGTGCCCGACGCGGGCATGATGCGCCTCACGGCCATGTGGCTCCTCGGCAGCGCCTCCATCTACGCCGCCTTGTTCGGCGTCGGGTGGACCGTCCTCGGCGAGACGCTCAAGGGGCTCGTGACGCTCGCCATCGCCGCCGCCACCATCGCCTTCCTGGTGCGCTCCCTGCGCGCCCAGGACACGCCGTCGATCAGCGCAGAATGA
- a CDS encoding M43 family zinc metalloprotease, translating to MRLALVLVLGLLCALGASAQGGLSDARRCATPEPTLAQAFSTARIVEQYRMATALGQRRRAGSVTVPVAVHVLRSGPGAGQGDVPDAWIEAQVDTLNAAFAATDLRFVLALVERVDNPDWAVGLTLGSENERDMKEALALDPARVLNLYTASLGLDYLGWATLPETAAETDDYQGVVLLNQSLPGGARAPYNLGHTGTHEVGHWAGLYHTFSGGCTSPNDGVADTPQQRDGTSGCPRPAPDSCPSDPGLDPVHNYMDYSDDRCMTGFTDGQDVRAEAMLAAFRPTLLAGGFALATAPRPVLDELYVGIDTTVPVWVTNTTDGPVTVTGATATGAEVSLPGPVTIAPGAVARLAARVRPARSGPVTIRLATDTGVTPDLLAVSGTAVVAPTARLGSPTLAARVVEGGTTERTVVLANDGEGTLRFDLTDQPAWVDAVTPSAGTIPGGGSQALTVAFDPSGVPPGALSAPLVFATNDPVRPTVSLPLGLDVLVRPTALGVGAVYPNPGRGRIAVPLALPDDLAVWADVADLRGRVVAQIAEGETLPVGYPELIWDATGAAAGLYLVRVRTATEAAVGRVVILR from the coding sequence GTGCGTCTCGCGCTCGTCCTGGTCCTCGGTCTCTTGTGTGCCCTCGGCGCGTCGGCGCAGGGAGGGCTGTCGGACGCCCGCCGCTGCGCCACGCCGGAGCCGACTCTCGCGCAGGCGTTCTCGACGGCGCGCATCGTGGAGCAGTACCGCATGGCGACCGCGCTCGGCCAGCGGCGTCGGGCCGGGTCGGTGACCGTGCCCGTCGCGGTGCACGTCCTCCGGTCGGGGCCGGGCGCCGGGCAGGGCGACGTCCCCGACGCCTGGATCGAGGCGCAGGTGGACACCCTGAACGCCGCCTTCGCCGCGACCGACCTCCGGTTCGTGCTGGCGCTGGTGGAGCGGGTCGACAACCCCGACTGGGCGGTCGGGCTGACGCTGGGGTCTGAGAACGAGCGCGACATGAAAGAGGCGCTCGCGCTCGACCCGGCGCGCGTGCTGAACCTGTACACGGCGTCGCTCGGGCTGGACTACCTCGGGTGGGCGACGCTCCCGGAGACGGCGGCCGAGACGGACGACTACCAGGGCGTCGTCCTGCTGAACCAGTCGCTGCCGGGCGGGGCGCGGGCGCCGTACAACCTGGGGCACACCGGCACCCACGAGGTCGGCCACTGGGCGGGGCTGTACCACACGTTCTCGGGCGGCTGCACGTCGCCAAACGACGGCGTCGCCGACACGCCCCAGCAGCGCGACGGCACCTCGGGGTGCCCGCGGCCCGCCCCCGACTCGTGCCCCTCCGACCCCGGCCTCGACCCGGTCCACAACTACATGGATTACTCGGACGACCGGTGCATGACGGGCTTCACCGACGGCCAGGACGTGCGGGCGGAGGCGATGCTGGCGGCCTTCCGCCCGACGCTGCTCGCGGGTGGCTTCGCGCTGGCGACCGCGCCGCGTCCGGTGCTCGACGAACTGTACGTCGGCATCGACACGACTGTGCCGGTGTGGGTGACGAACACGACCGACGGGCCCGTCACGGTGACGGGCGCCACGGCGACGGGGGCGGAGGTGAGCCTGCCCGGCCCCGTCACCATCGCGCCTGGCGCCGTCGCCCGGCTGGCGGCCAGGGTCCGTCCGGCGCGCTCGGGTCCCGTCACGATCCGCCTCGCGACCGACACCGGCGTCACGCCGGATCTCCTCGCGGTGTCCGGGACGGCCGTCGTCGCGCCCACCGCTCGCCTCGGGTCGCCGACGCTGGCGGCCCGCGTCGTCGAGGGCGGGACGACCGAGCGGACGGTCGTGCTCGCCAACGACGGCGAGGGGACGCTCCGGTTCGACCTCACCGATCAGCCGGCCTGGGTGGACGCCGTGACGCCGTCGGCCGGGACCATCCCAGGCGGTGGGTCGCAGGCGCTCACGGTCGCCTTCGACCCGTCGGGCGTGCCGCCGGGGGCGCTTTCGGCGCCGCTCGTGTTCGCCACCAACGACCCGGTCCGCCCGACCGTGTCGCTCCCGCTCGGCCTCGACGTGCTCGTGCGCCCGACCGCGCTCGGCGTCGGCGCCGTCTACCCGAACCCTGGCCGCGGGCGGATCGCGGTCCCGCTGGCCCTGCCGGACGACCTCGCCGTCTGGGCCGACGTGGCCGACCTCCGCGGGCGCGTCGTGGCGCAGATCGCCGAGGGCGAGACGCTGCCGGTCGGCTACCCGGAGCTGATCTGGGACGCGACGGGCGCGGCGGCGGGCCTCTACCTCGTCCGCGTCCGCACGGCCACCGAGGCGGCCGTGGGGCGGGTCGTCATTCTGCGCTGA
- a CDS encoding peptidylprolyl isomerase → MTAQPGDVVSVHYAGRLDDGTPFDSSEGRAPLSFTLGAGQVVAGFDEAVTGMSIDEQKTVRMEPEAAYGARRDDLVLTVPTDAFPGDAPPPVGQGVRLGMQGGGSIEAQVVDVSDEGITLDANHPLAGQALTFDLTLVDVAR, encoded by the coding sequence ATGACTGCCCAGCCCGGCGACGTCGTCTCCGTCCACTACGCCGGCCGTCTCGACGACGGCACCCCGTTCGACTCCTCCGAGGGCCGCGCGCCGCTCTCCTTCACCCTCGGCGCGGGCCAGGTCGTCGCAGGCTTCGACGAGGCCGTGACCGGCATGTCGATCGACGAGCAGAAGACGGTCCGCATGGAGCCCGAGGCGGCCTACGGCGCCCGCCGGGACGACCTCGTGCTGACGGTCCCCACGGACGCGTTCCCCGGCGATGCGCCGCCGCCGGTGGGCCAGGGCGTCCGCCTCGGGATGCAGGGCGGCGGGTCCATCGAGGCCCAGGTGGTGGACGTGTCCGACGAGGGCATCACGCTCGACGCCAACCACCCGCTCGCCGGGCAGGCGCTCACGTTCGACCTGACGCTGGTGGACGTGGCGCGGTGA